The following DNA comes from Osmerus eperlanus chromosome 5, fOsmEpe2.1, whole genome shotgun sequence.
GGGGGCAGGGTAACATATGTTAATGAGGACTGGCAGAGGGCCACACATAGTCAGGGGGGTCAGATGTGTTGGCATGGACACTGGGTGCAGGAATTGTCTGTTGGATTATTAAGTCTAATGGGATGCatctgtatttgtatgtgtgaggggggtTATGTTGGGTTTCCTCCCGAATAAGGTACTGTGGGCAGATCATGTGAAAAATACAACATTCccaatatgtttatatatgtcTATTGATAGGGCTCCTCTGTGTTTCCAGCAGCTATGCATTCCTGCTCAGAGCACAGGCTGTTCTATTCCTCCTGCAGTGACCAATGTCAAGTTGTCAAGCTGTGTGTGGTTGGATCCACTATTCTGAAATGAATTCAGGGGTCACTTGTCACTGGACCAATGCCAAGTCTGTCTGCCATGGccatttctctcttctctgtcgaGCCTAACAAGTATGTACAGCACAAGCACACTATACCTGGCACTTAAAACATGGTCGGTCTACATTCATTTATTTTAGCTTAGCCACATACACCATTTTGGCTACACTGGTCTAATGTACAGTGTTGTAGCATGTTTGCTCCCTGATAGCCATGGTAGACTGAAGGCTTGCTTGCAATGCGGCCTGTCATATTTCCCTAACAATCTGTAGTTTGAACACATCTATTGGTGTCCATAAGATCTGGGCTAGGTTGTGAAAGACTCTTTTGTGCTTTGTTGCGGAGAAAGgtagtgtatgtatgtatgtttttgTCTGTGCGAGGCTGTGTCGAACATCCTCTCAGTATCATCAGATTTAAATCCCAGTCCTCAAGGCTGAATTAGACTAATTCTTGCATAATTACATATATAAAGATGTTAATATGAAGCTTTAAACCAAGCAAGTTTCCATGTATCACAAGATGCTTTATCATGCTTGAAAGCACTTGGAGAGCTTCtctgattagctgctactgtgCTTTTATTCATGTTCTTTCTGTTCTCTAAGACAAAGAGCAAGAAGGAAagcgggcgagagagagagagatggacagagagaaagaaagagagaaaatgctTATGGTTGAAAGAAAAATTGAAAGAAAAATCCAGTCATTACAGGTTTTCTCAGCCCATCATTGTGTACCTGGGCGACCATCACAAATAACCAATGCTGTCTCTGTCCTTTTAATGGTCTGTCTTTAATTAGTGCCCTATTTCTCCACAAATCAGGACCTTTGACTGGCCACACGTTGCCAGGCACCTGAGAAGCAGTGGAAACCAATTACCTGAGAAGGCTTAGTATTGCATTTgagctttctgtctctctctctttctttttgtctttctctctgtctccctctctctctgtctctctgcctctctctttctctctcccttttcacaatctttctatctttctgttATATTCAATTTCAATGCTATCGGCATGACAGAAATATACTAATTTTGCCAATGAAAACGGCATCAAACTATGAGATAATGTACGACAGTAAAAAGATCGATAGAAAAGTCAAATAAACAGTGTACCTGCCATAACAGTTTCTCAAGCTAGTACAGGTGTCCACTGTCCACATATACTTGATGATTGTTTGATTAATGTTGCTGTTACTGGATCAACATTCTGAAAAGAATACAATCTGAATTGCTTCACTCTGTACATAGTTTCTGATCAGACATAGTGGTCTAGGAGTCTGTCACCTTTCATTGTGTTACCCAAATACCTTGTtttttgtctctgtttctgtctctttctctctatgtccctctgtctctgatACACTCATTAACAGTCATGAACAGGCAGACGCTCAAAAAATCCTCTGCATAATAACAGTGTGTATTATGACCGTTCTTTTTGAATCGTGTTGATTTATTGCTcaccagcctgctctctcaCCACCTTTCCACTGCCTGCACGATGACATCATCAGCCACAATGCCACATTCCTGTCAGTACCGCTCCCACCGATCTCATTATTCATTTGACTGGTCAGGCTCGGATAGTCTCAAAGGTCagaacattttctgaatgctaAATAGGACATTGCGTGTGACTTGTTAGGTCGTTTTGGAGTAAGTTTGCACTCGAAGGAGGAACCAGAGTCATGGGAAACAAGGGGGCATGGATGAATGAATCACTATAGAGGAGATGGCGAACACAGAAGATTGGCCAATTTCATGTGGGAAGGACTACAATAATAATTTCTGTCAAGCTCtcattatttgttttatttttttttgctgtaacATAATGACATTGCTGCCTATAACAGATTACTATGTCCTTGAAAAAGCCATCACCATGTGAACATGGTGATCTCTCCAGTCTGCAGGCTTGCCCGTTTCTAGGACCGGAAGTGGGAGAACACAAATGGTTAGGAGAGTAGAAGAGAAGAAATTCAAAGAGATgatgaaaggagaggacaggagtggTGGTGATGCAGTGTGATTTACATGACAGACATGCTCTCTGTGTGAATCTGCATTTCCATTTTCAGCAGACAAGCCTCTGAATAGGCGGATCAGTCCTCACCAGTAACCCCAAATGCAGATTCTCCAACTCTGCCCCTGTCTGCTGTGCAGCTGACCATGcccctgagacagagagacagggggaggggaggggagggagaaattaAGCTAGCGCTCATCGACCTCTCTGCTTTTAGATACAGTTGATCAATATTTCCTGGGAGTAAAACTGGGGCTTACTGTTCAGCTCCTGTGGTGCACTGGTAAAGACATCTGCTCATATCAGGTTACTGTGGAACCCAGCATCACTTTAACTGATttagaaaaacatgttttttaataGATAAATCTGGTTTAACAGTTAAAATTATTGAAAACAATGTCAGTCCACGCCTACTATAAAACTGCAGCTTGCCTTGTAGGCCCCCACTCCTTCAGAGTCCGTGTTCTTGCGAACAGATttttaaaaataacaatactAAGCCGAAACAGCAGTTTTTCCAACATAAAAAGCAACGGGCACGCTGTCAATAAGCCATTTGTTGTATTTCGgtggaaaataataaaataaatgtgatgTGCTGTTTGACTTGTGTGGGGTCGCATCTGCTCGGTAGCAGCTGATGTGCGTTTGAATAGCGCGGCGAGCATCAGATGCGTGGTGCTCTTTGAGCTGTGGCCAGGGCGAGACAGCGTGATAGCGCATGAAAGCCTGATTTATCTAATTCGCACTTTTCATCTTTTCATAATACATTTTGAGCTGCAGTATGGACCGGTTTCAGACGGAAAACGCTGGAATCAACGGAATCAACGAAAGCGCAGAGGAAAAGTACCGTGCTGTAGCGTACGACACAGCGCTCAGCACTTTGGTGGCTGTGGTCATTTATGTGGTGGTGAAAGTTAGCGTGGATGGGATTAGGCAGTGGCGGGCCAGGATATCGGTTCTGATCGTTGGCTCGGGGCCCGTGGGATTGACAGCTGCGCTTGTCGCTGTTCGCTCGGGCAAGGTGCTGAAGCTGACTGTACTGGATGAGAGGTACCGGACGGCTCTGCTCTGCCGGCCCCAGCAGATCGCCCTCGACCCAAGAAGTGTGGAGTTCCTACTGGGACTCGGTGTAGACTTTGACAACATGGAGGGGTGCTGGCACAACGAACACTTCTTCACCAAAATAGGAGTGTTTCAAGAGTACTTGCTGAGCATCTTGGAACAGAAAAAACAGAAGGTTGAAATCAAGGTGCATCTGGGAACCAAGGTAGCCTGGCAAATAAAACCAGAATCATATATGATTGACACAAGTACAATTGTTACTTTTGCTGTTAAGGTCTGCAAGATGCTGAACTGGCAACTTAACGTTATTTTTCTCATAAAATAGTGGATTATAAACTCAGCATGAAAATGCGTCTAACTTTAGTGTGTGTTCAAGAGTGTTGTAGTGAGAGAGTCAATGCGAGTGCAAGCTGATAAGTGTCAAGCCTCAGGTAAATCTCTCTTTTCAGTCACAATGATCTGTTGACGTGTTTGACTGTCTTTCGGGTGAACTTGATCCTCCCCTTGAAGCGGCAATCAAAGCCAGGGCACACAGCTGTGTGtagatttgtgtgtatgtgtgtgtgagtgtgtgtgtgtgtgtgtggggggggggtgttagagtTCACGAAGGCAGGGGTTTCTGCTTCTCAAAAAATTATCAGATTGGTAGACTGCTGAGagagattagagagagagaccagcgagAAAGGAACACATCTCCAGGCTCTGTAACACTGGAGACAGGAAAGATGCACCTTACATTTCTTTGTAAATAATCATTTTGTCAATGAACGCTACAGATTTCCTCACGGTTTATTTCCTGCGCATTCTGGTGTTCTTTGTGGCAATATTCTGTAACCTGACTAGAGATATGACTTGCCATAGGTTCATGGGTTCACCATTCAATGGGAATGGGTGATGAAATATATGATAAATGGATGGATTCATGATACATGAATCAACTGATGGTGTATCCAGATTGAGACAAGTGTGATGGATGTGTCCTTTGGGTCATGGCTGGATTACCGCAGCTGCAGCAGTTTGTGTGCAAGGTGCCACGATAGGTGATAAAGAAGCATAGAAAGAAGGGTTGGGTGTGGGTAACAAGAACACAAGTGTCAGGTTAGGGTTATTTTTTGGatcaaaaaatataaaaatacacaaataaatGGTCCTGACAAAGATTCAGAGTAGGTGAATGAACGGAAGGAGTTTTGCTCAGGCCTGTCTGGCCTTGCCAGAATAGCTGTCCTCCAGTGATGACCAGTGCCCATAGCAGTGTAAAACCTCTATTTGCCACCCCTCTGTCTGCTGACTTACATCAAGGATACCTTTCATCAGATATAACATCCGGCTGATTAAGAGGCCTAACATCGACCAAACCTTTTCATTTCAGAGGACCTTGTGCCTGACAATTGAGTTATTCCTCTCTGCTTGCCAGAGATGTGTGATCTGTGAAAGCACATGTTCTCTGCAGTCTAAATGGATTAAGCACACTTATAGCCTCCAGACATTTATgcctatatattttttgtagttTGAAGTCTGGTGTCCTCTGCCTTACTGCACACAGTTTATCCCACCTCGTTTTCTCTTCCTGCCCTCTatactatctatctatctatctatctatctatctgtctgcctgcctgcctgcctgcctgcctgcctgcctgcctgtctctatctctctctctctctctctctctctctctctctctctctctctctctctctctctctctctctctctctctctctctctctctcaatgtcacTCTCTATGCTTGCCCCCATTACAGTCTTTATATTGCTAAGGTCACTGTGAAGATTCTAGTGTTTTATAGAGGGCAATGACATACACAGCTTCTTTCCTAACACAGTAATAAATCACTAGGTATGTTATTAACACAATGGTGCAAAGGTGGAAAGGCCATTTTGAAGAAAATCCCTCTGTAGCAGATGTGTTtcatgttctgtctctctctctctatgtctctgtcgctatttctctgcctccatctatccatctcactctctctttttggtCTTTTCTAAGTTCACAGAGGAATACCTACGTCGGATCCCAGGTTGTGACTGGCCGCGAGTGATTGTTGTAGCTGATGGGTCTTGTGGAGACTCTTGCTCTGTGCTGGGCATTAGTTCCGACTACTCTGTGGAGTCCTGCCATGCATATGGAGCTAATGCCACCATCGAGAGACTGGACCAAAGACAGGTTTGTAATCACTAAGCTCATCACAAAGccctttaaaaagaaaaacaacatgtGGGTGTGCGTTGTTGGGAAGAGGATTATCTTTCTAGATACACAGTGTTTAGACAGGATATTACAACGCGAGTATAACCGCGTTTAGCCTAGCGTCTCATTGAGCGAACAATGACCTGGACTGGtccacaacagcttggcacaATTTGGAATTCGATGACCAACAATTTGACTTCTCTGTCCTGAGGGATGAGGGCCCAAGGCTCTTTACGACAACATCATCCATATTGAAATTCTCATCGACACAAGGTCACGTGTCATGACATCCAGAGGGTCCGTGCTGTGCTGCTGATGACTCAGTCATGTTCCTGAGAAAAGCAGGCGGCAGGATGGTGGAATAATGAAGAAGCAGATAAGAGACTGCACAGGAAGTAAAAACGAGTGAATAATGTTGGAAAACAACTGCTCTTTCGCCCTGCATGACCTCAGGGCTGCTTCTGAGAGGTAGGCTGACAGATGGAcagatcagacagacaggtatacaTGCAGATGGTCCGACAAATAGATAAGGCAGGCAGTCAAGCAGGCAAGTAGGCAGCTAgatggccagacagacaggaagacagacaggtaagcctgctggcagacagacagtggatggagaaaaaggcatgcagacagataggcagacatGATAGACAGAAAAACCCATCTGAAATGTTCCCTCGGGATGCAGACAGATACATTTTACATAAGCAATCATCACACGTCCAGCTCACAGCCACTGAGCAACACCGATAAGAGACTGTTTATTTGATATTCTGTTcgacatgcctgtgtgtgacaATGTAATAACATTGTTAACACTAATCATCATTgtctttgtttagtttttttcattgtaACTGATTTTGACAAGGAGGAATTACTCCACTCTGAcagagaaggtagagagagagagataaagatagatatggagaggtagggagggagggagggagggagggagggagggagggagggacggagggagggagggagggagggaggaaaaaaaagaaagtgggGTTTATTTATATCTATTTAGGTTCTCCTCAGATTACTGGGAGACAGTTTTATTCATATGTTGTCTTCAAAGGCCTGGAGTCTGGTGCTACCGGCACTTTCTGTCTCTGGTCATTTCCCTTATTTATTGAATTTGCCCAACAGGATACAACATGGTTAGTTTCATTCTCCCCCCGTCCTGGTAGTTATCATCACTGTATGATCACATTTAGTTCATCTAATTAATGTGGCAGAGGATCAATTCTTATTTGAGGGAAGGAGACACAGGGATGTTTGCTatttaaatacatacataactaTTTAAACTATATACAGTCTCAAGGAAAGAGACTGTACCTGGACAATTCCTGCATTGGGTTTGTTTTATAGTTCTTAGGGGAACATGACAGACAGTGACCAACCAGGACAGGATAGAGGAGACAAACAAAGAAATCAATATGTGTGAGAACATAGAGGGGAAAGTTGgaaagaggtgtggagagaaactgaagagagagagatgttgttATAAAGTAATATTGTTCTAATGTTGATGTTAAGAATGCATAATCGATTTctctgctaatgttgctaattagttgtcgtctctctctctctctctctctctctctctctatctctctctctctccccaggtacCTACCCCAGAGATTAGGGCGCACAGTCTGTATTTTGATCTGTCTGCGTACGGCGTCGAGGCCCTTAGAGAGCAGAAGACCCCTGCAACCAAGCCAGGTTTTCACTTGAAGATCTACGGAACTTTCCGCCATCGCTACATGGCCCTGGTGTGCCCCGCCAACGATACCAAAATGGTCCGCTTCCTCCGACACACCGTCAACTCCTCTGTAAGGGCTCCCAGACCCcccatctctcacacatcaGGCATTCACCAAGATTCCTTGACCACACTGTCTTGCCAACACATTGGGACATAAGTGTACAGAAAAAT
Coding sequences within:
- the si:dkey-234i14.6 gene encoding uncharacterized protein si:dkey-234i14.6 → MDRFQTENAGINGINESAEEKYRAVAYDTALSTLVAVVIYVVVKVSVDGIRQWRARISVLIVGSGPVGLTAALVAVRSGKVLKLTVLDERYRTALLCRPQQIALDPRSVEFLLGLGVDFDNMEGCWHNEHFFTKIGVFQEYLLSILEQKKQKVEIKVHLGTKFTEEYLRRIPGCDWPRVIVVADGSCGDSCSVLGISSDYSVESCHAYGANATIERLDQRQVPTPEIRAHSLYFDLSAYGVEALREQKTPATKPGFHLKIYGTFRHRYMALVCPANDTKMVRFLRHTVNSSIMKNIFHQSFNAYKTDIEPRLNELTLHRMQCSRRLFEVQLSHRCVSAAYIEGDNVAVTVEGEAARVLNFDTGCGVNLGMRGLESLGTFIYRTATAVDQNDMLEALSSKIQHSRQVAETFRLTGLTHTMFD